One stretch of Ananas comosus cultivar F153 linkage group 6, ASM154086v1, whole genome shotgun sequence DNA includes these proteins:
- the LOC109711745 gene encoding phospholipid:diacylglycerol acyltransferase 1-like, with product MSMLRRRKPSDSAEKQAPPPPPAAPQSPARAEVAEPSKEKERARAKATKGQRWSCVDSCCWLIGCICSVWWLLLFLYNAMPASFPQYVTEAITGPLPDPPGVKLQKEGLKAKHPVVFVPGIVTGGLELWEGHQCADGLFRKRLWGGTFGEVYKRPLCWVEHMSLDNETGLDPPGIRVRPVTGLVAADYFAPGYFVWAVLIANLARIGYEEKTMYMAAYDWRLSFQNTEVRDQTLSRIKSNIELMVSTNGGNKVVVIPHSMGVLYFLHFMKWVEAPAPTGGGGGPNWCSKHIKAVMNIGGPFLGVPKAVAGLFSAEAKDVAVARAIAPGVLDSDFLGLQTLRHVMRMTRTWDSTMSMIPKGGDTIWGGLDWSPEEGYVCSSKKQKNNDSRVSKDVDTDKADFHSQKVNYGRIISFGKDVAEAPASTIERIDFRDAVKGNNLAHSNASCRDVWTEHHELGWGGIKAVADYKVYTTDSILDLLHFVAPKMMQRGSAHFSYGIADNLDDPKYNHYKYWSNPLETKLPNAPDMEIFSMYGVGILTERSYVYKLSPSTECSIPFQIDTSAEGGHDGSCLQGGVYLVNGDETVPVLSSGFMCAKAWRGRTRFNPSGIKTYIREYDHAPPANLLEGRGTQSGAHVDIMGNFALIEDIIRVAAGATGEDLGGDQVYSDIFKWSERINLKL from the exons ATGTCGATGCTGCGGCGGAGGAAGCCCTCCGACTCCGCCGAGAAGCAGGCACCCCCGCCTCCGCCGGCGGCGCCGCAGTCTCCGGCGAGGGCGGAGGTCGCCGAGCCCtcgaaggagaaggagagggcgagggcgaaggcgacGAAGGGGCAGAGGTGGTCGTGCGTGGATAGCTGCTGTTGGTTGATCGGGTGCATCTGCTCCGTGTGGTggcttctcctcttcctctacaACGCCATGCCCGCGTCGTTCCCGCAGTACGTGACCGAGGCGATCACCGGGCCGTTACCGGACCCCCCCGGGGTGAAGCTCCAAAAGGAGGGGCTCAAGGCGAAGCACCCGGTGGTGTTCGTCCCCGGCATCGTCACCGGGGGGCTCGAGCTCTGGGAGGGCCACCAGTGCGCCGATGGCCTATTCCGAAAGCGCCTTTGGGGCGGAACCTTCGGAGAGGTATACAAGAG ACCTCTATGCTGGGTTGAACATATGTCTTTGGACAATGAAACTGGGCTGGATCCTCCAGGTATAAGAGTTAGGCCTGTTACAGGGCTTGTTGCGGCAGATTATTTTGCTCCAGGATACTTTGTCTGGGCAGTGCTGATTGCTAATTTGGCTCGCATTGGATATGAAGAGAAGACAATGTATATGGCTGCATATGACTGGAGATTATCTTTTCAAAACACTGAG GTCCGTGATCAGACCCTAAGCAGAATAAAGAGTAACATAGAACTCATGGTATCAACAAATGGTGGCAATAAAGTGGTGGTTATCCCGCATTCCATGGGAGTTTTGTACTTTTTGCATTTTATGAAATGGGTTGAAGCACCTGCTCCTAcgggtggcggcggcggtccAAACTGGTGTTCAAAACATATCAAAGCTGTAATGAATATTGGTGGCCCCTTCTTAGGTGTTCCAAAGGCTGTTGCTGGTCTTTTCTCGGCTGAAGCCAAAGATGTTGCTGTTGCTAG GGCTATTGCACCTGGGGTGTTAGATTCAGACTTTCTTGGTCTTCAGACATTGCGACATGTCATGCGTATGACTCGTACATGGGACTCTACTATGTCAATGATTCCTAAAGGCGGTGATACTATATGGGGTGGACTAGATTGGTCTCCAGAAGAGGGCTATGTCTGTAGCTCCAAGAAGCAAAAGAATAATGACTCTCGTGTTTCTAAGGATGTTGACACTGATAAGGCAGATTTTCACTCGCAAAAAGTTAACTATGGAAGAATTATTTCTTTCGGGAAGGATGTAGCAGAGGCACCTGCCTCTACGATAGAGCGCATTGATTTTCGG GATGCTGTCAAAGGTAACAATCTTGCTCATTCAAATGCATCATGCCGAGATGTCTGGACAGAGCACCATGAATTGGGATGGGGCGGAATTAAAGCGGTAGCTGATTACAAAGTGTATACAACTGATTCCATTCTGGATCTTCTTCATTTTGTTGCCCCGAAGATGATGCAGCGTGGAAGTGCTCACTTCTCATATGGTATTGCTGATAATCTGGATGACCCAAAGTATAACCACTACAAATATTGGTCAAATCCCCTAGAAACAAA GTTACCAAATGCCCCTGATATGGAGATATTCTCAATGTATGGAGTTGGCATCCTTACTGAGAGATCATATGTCTATAAGTTATCCCCATCTACCGAGTGCTCCATTCCCTTTCAGATTGATACCTCAGCGGAGGGTGGACACGACGGCAGCTGTTTACAAGGCGGTGTTTACTTGGTCAATGGGGATGAGACTGTGCCTGTTCTAAGTTCAGGCTTCATGTGTGCAAAAGCGTGGCGGGGAAGAACCCGCTTCAATCCTTCTGGCATCAAAACATATATTAGGGAGTATGATCATGCACCCCCTGCTAATCTCTTGGAGGGCCGGGGGACACAGAGTGGCGCCCATGTCGACATAATGGGCAACTTTGCTTTGATTGAGGATATCATTCGAGTGGCAGCAGGAGCCACCGGAGAGGACCTAGGTGGTGATCAAGTTTATTCGGATATATTTAAATGGTCTGAGAGGATCAACTTAAAGTTGTGA